One window from the genome of Lentisphaera araneosa HTCC2155 encodes:
- a CDS encoding PSD1 and planctomycete cytochrome C domain-containing protein, which yields MNKLFNHILITTSLCLSAYAEIDFNRDIRPIFNRSCTGCHGGVKKAGGLSLITKEEAYGKTEHGIGIVPGKAEESMLYKLITHEDPSRRMPFEKTPLTAEEITLIRDWINDGAQWDEHWSYMPIKNFTPPANSAKTDIDKFLKRKLDEKKLLINTEADKNTLIRRTFLDLIGMPPTEEEFLRFQQSSHKEMVDYLLASPKYGEKWTSMWLDLARYADTMGYEKDPHRNIHDYKSWLIKAFNKDLPYDQFITEQLAGDMLANPSNDQLIATAYHRNTQTNTEGGTSDEEFRTAAVMDRTVNTWEALMGTSFGCVQCHSHPYDPIDHNEYFEFMSFFNNTADNDQQNDFPTLLLQSQEQKELVAKLQPELNAMRQKEKELDNKIKSLEVEKATEKNDAATAAQKEKVDNQKDLLTQLKKELAELKKKSKQVQNRINHAKRNKVPIMKELDKPRETHVFIRGNWEDHGEKVSPGVPKIMNEFPKGAPKNRLGLSQWLTAPENPLVSRVAVNRIWEQLFGYGIVETLEDFGSQGKKPSHPELLDHLAYNFMDQHKWSIKSLIKEIVSTEAYKRSSHVNPQDLEKDPRNMYLARFPRVRLTPEQIRDQALRASGLLSEKMYGPSVMPYQPDGVWQTVYSGHKWQTPQNEDRYRRALYTYWKRTSPYPAMETFDMTPRENCTTRRIRTNTPLQALVTLNDPAFMEMATELGKKMGAQQGDFSAKINKGFHLLLVRQATKQEIEILQEIFTETKKSGKKDHECWAVIGNIMLNLDETVNKI from the coding sequence ATGAATAAACTCTTCAATCACATTTTAATAACTACAAGCCTTTGCTTGAGTGCTTATGCAGAAATTGACTTCAACCGCGACATACGTCCTATCTTTAACCGTTCCTGCACAGGCTGTCATGGAGGAGTCAAAAAAGCTGGGGGGCTCAGTCTCATCACCAAAGAAGAAGCTTACGGCAAAACCGAGCATGGCATTGGCATTGTTCCCGGTAAAGCTGAAGAAAGTATGCTCTACAAACTCATTACTCACGAAGATCCCTCCAGACGCATGCCCTTTGAAAAGACTCCTCTCACAGCAGAAGAAATCACCCTCATCCGTGACTGGATCAACGATGGGGCTCAATGGGATGAACACTGGTCCTATATGCCTATTAAAAACTTCACTCCTCCTGCGAACTCCGCAAAAACTGATATTGATAAATTCCTTAAACGCAAACTCGACGAAAAAAAGCTTCTGATTAATACTGAGGCAGATAAAAATACACTCATTCGTCGTACTTTCCTCGACCTCATTGGCATGCCTCCCACTGAAGAGGAATTTTTGCGCTTCCAGCAAAGTTCTCATAAAGAGATGGTGGACTACCTCTTGGCTTCTCCAAAATATGGTGAAAAGTGGACTTCTATGTGGCTCGATCTCGCACGCTATGCTGATACCATGGGCTACGAAAAAGATCCCCACAGAAACATTCACGACTACAAAAGCTGGTTGATCAAAGCCTTTAACAAAGACCTGCCCTATGACCAGTTCATTACTGAACAACTTGCGGGTGACATGTTAGCAAATCCTAGTAACGATCAACTCATTGCCACCGCCTATCACCGCAATACCCAAACCAATACCGAGGGTGGCACTAGTGACGAGGAATTTCGTACTGCAGCCGTCATGGACCGAACCGTCAATACTTGGGAAGCCCTCATGGGAACTTCATTTGGATGTGTGCAATGTCACAGCCACCCCTACGATCCCATTGATCACAATGAATATTTTGAGTTCATGAGTTTTTTCAACAACACCGCTGATAATGACCAGCAAAATGACTTCCCCACCTTGCTGCTTCAGAGTCAAGAACAAAAAGAACTCGTGGCTAAACTTCAGCCAGAGCTCAATGCCATGCGCCAGAAAGAAAAAGAACTTGATAATAAGATCAAAAGCTTGGAAGTCGAAAAAGCTACAGAGAAAAATGACGCGGCAACAGCTGCCCAAAAGGAAAAAGTCGACAATCAGAAAGATCTCCTTACTCAACTCAAAAAAGAGCTCGCTGAACTTAAAAAGAAAAGCAAACAGGTTCAAAACCGTATTAATCATGCGAAGCGAAATAAAGTTCCGATTATGAAAGAGCTTGATAAGCCAAGAGAAACACACGTTTTCATTCGTGGCAACTGGGAAGATCATGGCGAGAAAGTTTCCCCTGGAGTTCCAAAAATCATGAATGAATTTCCTAAAGGTGCTCCGAAAAATCGCCTCGGTTTAAGCCAATGGCTTACTGCACCAGAGAATCCCCTCGTCAGTCGAGTTGCCGTTAATCGCATCTGGGAGCAACTCTTTGGCTACGGTATCGTCGAAACTTTGGAGGACTTTGGTTCACAGGGCAAAAAGCCTTCACACCCTGAATTACTCGATCACTTGGCCTATAATTTCATGGATCAACATAAGTGGTCAATAAAATCTCTTATCAAAGAAATTGTCAGCACTGAGGCCTACAAAAGAAGCTCCCATGTGAATCCACAGGACTTAGAGAAAGATCCGCGCAATATGTACTTGGCCCGTTTCCCTAGAGTGCGCTTAACCCCAGAGCAAATTCGCGACCAAGCTCTTCGTGCTTCAGGTTTACTCAGTGAAAAAATGTATGGTCCTTCAGTGATGCCCTACCAACCCGACGGCGTCTGGCAAACTGTCTATAGTGGCCACAAATGGCAAACTCCACAAAATGAAGATCGCTATCGCCGCGCGCTCTACACCTACTGGAAACGCACAAGTCCTTACCCGGCCATGGAAACCTTTGACATGACTCCTCGCGAGAACTGCACAACTCGCCGCATTCGTACCAACACTCCTCTCCAAGCTTTGGTCACACTCAATGACCCTGCCTTCATGGAAATGGCTACTGAATTGGGCAAAAAAATGGGAGCTCAACAAGGTGATTTCTCGGCTAAAATCAACAAGGGCTTTCACTTACTCCTAGTTCGTCAAGCGACGAAACAAGAAATTGAAATTCTCCAAGAAATTTTCACAGAGACAAAAAAATCCGGCAAAAAAGATCATGAGTGCTGGGCCGTCATTGGCAACATCATGCTTAACCTCGATGAAACAGTCAATAAAATTTAA